One Fusobacterium ulcerans DNA segment encodes these proteins:
- a CDS encoding HU family DNA-binding protein: protein MTEGKFIRFYKKRNKCRSHKEVKEKIDLFWDALLKALEEDKKVVFKDWGVFEKRETKSRKIKMPMWKGERYTEPKEVIKFRAGKGLIKMAEGDADE from the coding sequence ATGACAGAAGGAAAGTTTATAAGATTCTATAAGAAGAGAAATAAATGTAGAAGCCATAAAGAAGTAAAAGAAAAGATAGATTTATTTTGGGACGCATTGCTGAAAGCACTGGAAGAAGATAAAAAGGTAGTATTCAAAGACTGGGGAGTATTTGAAAAAAGAGAGACAAAATCAAGAAAAATAAAAATGCCGATGTGGAAAGGGGAAAGGTATACTGAACCAAAAGAAGTAATAAAGTTTAGAGCAGGAAAAGGGCTTATAAAAATGGCTGAAGGTGATGCTGATGAATAA
- a CDS encoding HU family DNA-binding protein: MNKREFAKTYRKISPYEATIETVLTDIDIFLETLREALQIEGEVKFVKRGTFEVISRQPRVISNPVTRERMTVYPKKIVRFRASKKIK; this comes from the coding sequence ATGAATAAAAGGGAGTTTGCAAAAACCTATAGAAAAATAAGTCCATATGAAGCTACAATAGAAACTGTATTAACAGATATAGATATTTTTCTTGAAACGCTAAGAGAGGCTCTGCAAATAGAAGGAGAAGTAAAGTTTGTGAAAAGAGGAACTTTTGAAGTGATTTCAAGACAACCAAGAGTGATATCTAATCCAGTGACAAGAGAAAGAATGACTGTATATCCAAAGAAAATAGTGAGATTCAGAGCATCTAAAAAAATAAAATAG
- the tnpA gene encoding IS200/IS605 family transposase has product MYDNNSLSHTTWNCKYHIIFAPKYRRQVIYGKIKGDIGQILRKLCEFKGVEIIEANACKDHIHMLVSIPPKISISSFMGYLKGKSSLMIFDKHANLKYKYGNRHFWCRGYYVDTVGRNKERIAKYIREQLQEDIANDQLTLKEYIDPFGEKTN; this is encoded by the coding sequence ATGTATGACAATAATAGTCTATCACATACAACATGGAATTGTAAATATCATATCATATTCGCACCAAAATATAGAAGGCAGGTAATATATGGAAAAATCAAAGGAGATATAGGGCAGATATTAAGAAAACTCTGCGAATTTAAAGGAGTAGAAATAATAGAGGCTAATGCCTGTAAAGACCATATACATATGTTGGTAAGTATACCTCCGAAAATAAGCATATCAAGTTTTATGGGATATTTGAAAGGGAAAAGTTCATTGATGATATTTGATAAACATGCAAATTTAAAATATAAATATGGGAATAGACATTTTTGGTGTAGAGGATATTATGTTGATACAGTAGGAAGAAATAAAGAAAGGATCGCAAAATATATAAGAGAACAGTTGCAAGAAGATATAGCGAATGATCAATTGACATTGAAAGAGTATATAGATCCTTTCGGAGAAAAAACAAACTAA